One window of Triticum dicoccoides isolate Atlit2015 ecotype Zavitan chromosome 5A, WEW_v2.0, whole genome shotgun sequence genomic DNA carries:
- the LOC119300620 gene encoding probable stress-associated endoplasmic reticulum protein, translating to MTTSRRLADRKSAKFQKNITKRGSVPETTVKKGNDYPVGPIVLGFFIFVVIGSSLFQIIRTATSGGMA from the exons ATG ACTACTTCAAGGCGTCTTGCTGACAGGAAGAGTGCGAAGTTTCAGAAGAACATCACAAAGAGGGGCTCAGTGCCTGAAACTACTGTGAAGAAGGGGAATGACTATCCTGTTGGACCTATCGTGCTTGGATTCTTCATCTTTGTGGTCATAGGATCAT CCTTGTTTCAGATTATCAGGACAGCTACTAGTGGTGGGATGGCTTAA